From the Anopheles coustani chromosome X, idAnoCousDA_361_x.2, whole genome shotgun sequence genome, one window contains:
- the LOC131268762 gene encoding ionotropic receptor 25a-like, with the protein MNHWLWLWGSLSHRLLDKFSPYSARNNEAAYPYECRNFTMKESCWFALTSSSPLSGDEAPKALSGRTLVAAYWLFVVLMLATFTVNLAAFLTVERMQTPIQSLEQLSRQNRIKYTVVQNSCTHEYLRNMKNVEDVLYQMWRNLMLSSGNDQAQYRVWDYPIKEQYINILTVIESAEPVASAADGFRRVNERLDAESLGGAFIATLVGLALAMITLFGEVQRCHRRKERARTIFERLKRKIERGLGLED; encoded by the exons ATGAACCACTGGCTGTGGTTGTGGGGCTCTCTTTCGCATCGGTTGCTGGACAAGTTCTCGCCCTATAGTGCAAGAAACAACGAGGCCGCCTATCCGTACGAGTGTCG GAACTTTACGATGAAGGAAAGCTGCTGGTTCGCGTTGACCTCGTCCAGTCCCTTGA GTGGTGATGAAGCTCCGAAGGCACTCTCCGGGCGAACTCTGGTCGCTGCCTACTGGCTGTTCGTGGTGCTCATGCTCGCGACGTTTACCGTAAACCTGGCCGCGTTCCTCACGGTGGAGCGCATGCAAACACCGATCCAGTCCCTTGAGCAACTGTCGCGCCAGAACCGCATCAAGTACACGGTCGTGCAGAACTCGTGCACACATGAATACTTACGCAACATGAAGAACGTCGAGGACGTGCTGTACCAGATGTGGCGCAATCTGATGCTCTCGAGCGGCAACGATCAGGCGCAGTACCGCGTCTGGGACTATCCGATCAAGGAGCAGTACATCAACATTCTCACCGTCATCGAGTCGGCCGAGCCGGTGGCAAGTGCGGCGGACGGCTTCCGGCGGGTAAACGAGCGGCTCGATGCGGAGAGCCTCGGTGGGGCGTTCATCGCGACGCTGGTCGGGCTGGCGCTGGCCATGATCACGCTGTTCGGCGAGGTGCAAAGGTGCCATCGGCGCAAAGAGCGGGCCAGAACCATCTTCGAACGCCTAAAAAGGAAGATCGAGCGAGGATTAGGGTTAGAAGATTAG